A genomic stretch from Fragaria vesca subsp. vesca unplaced genomic scaffold, FraVesHawaii_1.0 scf0512988, whole genome shotgun sequence includes:
- the LOC101305714 gene encoding putative L-type lectin-domain containing receptor kinase V.1-like, translating to MGWTVLAMRLYEVGVDFLLRTKLMSEAGFARDEALVMLPGEAFCTQCIEYDFDKEFKTDPDWERLTDLIEAGKLLRFGHVANSGNIELLDTASFPVLDLYLCLKQSNHKVALKVLFKNLLQQSQVEHQLRPEVEIQSQVRHPNILRLYGYFYDQKRVYLILEYAAKGELYKELQKCKYFSERRAATYVASLARALVYCQGKHLIYLDIKPENLLIGQQGELKIADLGWLVHTFNRSQTMCGTLDYLPPEMGWYFWGSCVAQAKTRGLTDWYKLLLLEKKCLKVVCVTGTSDDQEFAAAAKMSIANVKVSFQFCWKSSNRGRYECTKWYDYSTSTYASVNSKVRSYCMPYTVEKSRFYAPVELSTALFGKPAFQNLICNGYVKDVLLPWYNLKSLCIRDVFLVQNAKRLEI from the exons ATGGGATGGACTGTGCTCGCGATGAGGCTTTATGAAGTGGGGGTGGACTTTTTGCTCAGGACGAAGCTGATGAGTGAAGCGGGATTTGCTCGCGATGAGGCTCTGGTGATGCTCCCTGGAGAGGCTTTTTG CACACAGTGCATTGAATATGACTTTGACAAAGAGTTTAAGACTGATCCAGATTG GGAAAGGCTTACTGATCTTATTGAGGCAGGAAAACTACTTAG ATTTGGACATGTAGCTAATTCCGGGAACATTGAGCTCTTAGATACAGCTTCATTTCCAG TTCTTGATCTGTATCTATGCCTGAAACAGAGCAATCACAAAGTGGCACTCAAAGTCCTCTTCAAGAACCTGTTGCAACAATCTCAGGTTGAGCATCAGCTTCGCCCGGAAGTTGAAATACAAAGTCAGGTTCGCCATCCCAATATTCTACGTCTTTATGGCTACTTTTATGATCAG AAACGAgtttatttgatattggaaTATGCCGCCAAAGGTGAACTATACAAGGAACTCCAGAAGTGTAAATACTTTAGTGAAAGACGTGCAGCCACT TATGTTGCATCATTGGCCCGAGCCCTTGTATACTGTCAAGGAAAGCACTTAATTTATCTAGATATCAAACCAGAAAACCTTCTCATTGGTCAACAG GGTGAACTCAAGATAGCAGATTTGGGGTGGTTAGTGCATACATTCAATCGCAGTCAGACCATGTGTGGCACTCTTGATTACCTCCCTCCTGAGATGG GTTGGTACTTTTGGGGAAGCTGTGTGGCTCAAGCAAAGACTAGAGGTTTGACAGATTG GTACAAGCTGTTGTTGCTTGAAAAGAAGTGTTTAAAAGTGGTCTGCGTCACAG GCACTTCTGATGACCAAGAatttgcagcagcagcaaagaTGAGTATT GCTAATGTAAAagtttcttttcagttttgttggAAATCGTCCAACAGAGGTAGATATGAATGTACAAAGTGGTATGACTACTCAACTTCTACGTATGCATCTGTTAATTCAAAAGTGAGAAGCTATTGCATGCCTTACACGGTTGAAAAGAGCAG GTTCTATGCTCCTGTGGAGTTATCTACTGCATTATTTGGCAAACCTGCCTTTCAGAATCTCATTTGCAATGGATAT GTCAAGGACGTATTATTGCCATGGTACAATCTCAAGTCCCTTTGCATTCGGGACGTATTCCTTGTCCAGAATGCAAAGAGACTTGAGATTTGA